From Paenibacillus sp. GP183, one genomic window encodes:
- a CDS encoding ABC transporter permease: MNIWTIAKYEVQRMMTSRTVLLIQFALPLILIFILGSALSNQFQIKDKAIPSVSVALVQQDSGSMNEELAAFLKSGRITDLIHITTYTTSDEAKNQIKLGKEQFGLVVPADFSDKVMRGGSAEWEMILGNDYDQNLTAQMVFGSFLDQINFYQSLSIAAGPNVQKAAQPSGEAAKYGAADNSFVQMGKLSASDANYSASQYYAAAMLVMFLLYSGMSAAISMMNEKEKHTLMRLNSMPIPEVHLMFGKITGNAFITMLQSFVIIAATTLFYGVNWGHSYGMLAVVCLCLTAVSMSLAVMISMLAGSIKAVITIFQFLIMAMTFLSGGFSPLPDGFLHTIGEFTVNHWALQSMLRMMLESDVTVILQYVTILGMIAVGLLIISLGAYRMVGYHE, encoded by the coding sequence ATGAATATTTGGACCATTGCAAAATATGAAGTTCAGCGCATGATGACGTCCCGCACGGTTTTGCTCATCCAGTTTGCTCTGCCTTTAATATTGATCTTTATTCTGGGTTCAGCATTATCGAACCAATTTCAAATCAAGGATAAAGCTATTCCCTCGGTGAGTGTGGCGCTTGTTCAACAGGATTCGGGTTCCATGAACGAAGAGCTTGCCGCATTTCTTAAAAGCGGAAGAATCACGGACTTAATTCACATTACAACTTATACGACCTCTGATGAGGCTAAGAATCAGATAAAGCTTGGCAAAGAACAGTTCGGTCTCGTTGTTCCCGCAGATTTCAGCGATAAAGTCATGCGAGGTGGATCGGCAGAATGGGAAATGATATTGGGGAATGATTACGACCAAAATTTAACGGCACAGATGGTGTTCGGTTCGTTTTTGGATCAAATTAATTTTTATCAGTCTTTGAGTATAGCTGCAGGTCCTAATGTTCAAAAAGCAGCCCAGCCAAGCGGAGAAGCAGCAAAGTATGGAGCTGCTGACAATTCTTTTGTGCAAATGGGAAAGCTGTCCGCTTCGGATGCCAATTATTCAGCGAGCCAATATTATGCGGCGGCCATGCTGGTGATGTTCTTGCTTTACTCCGGTATGAGCGCTGCCATAAGCATGATGAATGAAAAGGAAAAGCATACCTTGATGCGGCTGAATTCCATGCCAATTCCGGAAGTCCATTTAATGTTCGGTAAAATTACGGGGAATGCCTTCATTACAATGCTTCAATCCTTTGTTATCATTGCGGCAACAACCCTCTTTTATGGCGTAAACTGGGGTCATTCCTATGGGATGCTGGCTGTCGTATGTCTATGTTTAACAGCCGTGTCGATGAGTCTTGCCGTCATGATCTCGATGCTGGCTGGATCCATCAAAGCGGTTATAACAATCTTTCAATTCCTGATTATGGCTATGACATTTTTAAGCGGAGGCTTCTCGCCGCTTCCGGATGGATTCCTCCATACGATTGGAGAGTTCACAGTGAATCATTGGGCGCTGCAAAGCATGCTGCGCATGATGTTGGAGAGCGATGTTACTGTCATTTTGCAGTATGTTACCATCCTTGGAATGATTGCTGTCGGACTTTTGATAATCTCTCTAGGCGCATATCGAATGGTGGGTTACCATGAATAG
- the gndA gene encoding NADP-dependent phosphogluconate dehydrogenase, whose amino-acid sequence MSKQQIGVVGLAVMGKNLALNIESRGFAVSVFNRSPEKTKELVSDFPEKKLVGTYSIEEFVESLEVPRRILIMVKAGKPTDDTINQLLPHLTKGDILIDGGNSFFPDTVRRNKELESKGFRFIGTGVSGGEEGALKGPSIMPGGQKDAYELVEPILTSISAKVGGEPCCTYIGPDGAGHYVKMVHNGIEYGDMQLICEAYQLLKDVLGVDTKELHDIFTEWNSGELDSYLIEITRDIFTKYDEETGKPMVDVILDSAGQKGTGKWTSQSALDLGVPLSIITESVFSRFISAMKEERVAASKVLSGPAVTPYSGDRKAFIEAVRKALYASKICSYAQGFAQMRAASEEYNWDLKYGNIAMIFRGGCIIRARFLQNIKDAYDRDSELKNLLLDSYFKGIVENYQSAWREVISIAVTRGIPVPAFASALAYYDSYRTDRLPANLLQAQRDYFGAHTFQRVDKEGTFHYEWLELDN is encoded by the coding sequence ATGTCCAAACAACAAATCGGAGTCGTCGGCCTTGCCGTAATGGGTAAAAATCTGGCGCTTAACATCGAAAGCAGAGGCTTCGCCGTATCTGTATTCAATCGTTCTCCTGAAAAAACGAAAGAATTGGTAAGTGATTTTCCTGAGAAAAAGCTAGTGGGTACATACAGCATTGAAGAATTCGTAGAATCTCTGGAGGTTCCGCGCAGAATCCTGATCATGGTAAAGGCGGGCAAGCCCACGGACGACACGATCAATCAACTTCTCCCTCATTTAACCAAGGGGGATATTCTGATTGACGGAGGCAACTCGTTTTTCCCCGACACCGTCAGACGCAATAAGGAACTGGAGTCAAAAGGGTTTCGTTTTATCGGGACAGGTGTTTCCGGTGGTGAAGAAGGAGCTTTAAAGGGACCTTCCATCATGCCTGGAGGACAAAAGGATGCGTACGAGCTGGTCGAGCCGATCCTGACTTCCATTTCTGCCAAAGTGGGTGGCGAGCCTTGCTGCACATATATCGGACCAGACGGAGCAGGACATTATGTGAAAATGGTGCACAACGGCATTGAATACGGTGATATGCAGCTAATCTGTGAAGCCTACCAACTGCTGAAGGATGTTCTTGGAGTCGACACCAAGGAGCTTCATGATATATTCACGGAATGGAACAGCGGGGAGCTCGACAGCTATTTGATCGAAATTACCCGCGACATCTTTACCAAATATGATGAGGAAACCGGCAAGCCGATGGTGGATGTGATTCTGGATTCCGCCGGCCAAAAAGGCACTGGCAAATGGACCAGCCAAAGCGCGCTTGACCTCGGTGTTCCTTTGTCCATCATTACGGAATCTGTATTCTCGCGCTTTATTTCCGCCATGAAGGAAGAGCGTGTAGCAGCAAGCAAGGTGCTTTCTGGCCCAGCCGTGACCCCTTACTCGGGGGATCGCAAGGCATTCATCGAAGCGGTCCGCAAGGCGCTTTATGCCAGCAAGATTTGCTCCTATGCGCAAGGCTTTGCCCAAATGCGAGCGGCTTCCGAGGAATACAACTGGGACCTGAAATATGGCAACATTGCCATGATCTTTAGAGGCGGCTGCATCATCCGTGCCAGATTCCTGCAAAACATCAAGGACGCTTACGACCGTGATTCCGAGCTTAAGAATCTGCTGCTGGACAGCTACTTCAAAGGTATTGTCGAAAACTATCAGAGCGCATGGCGGGAAGTAATTTCAATTGCCGTGACCCGCGGAATCCCAGTTCCGGCTTTTGCTTCTGCATTGGCTTATTACGACAGTTACCGTACGGATAGATTGCCGGCTAACCTGCTTCAGGCGCAGCGCGACTATTTTGGTGCCCATACCTTTCAAAGGGTTGACAAAGAAGGCACCTTCCACTACGAGTGGTTGGAGCTTGATAATTAA
- a CDS encoding ABC transporter permease, whose product MNSLYIALNMLKRTLGQRKGLFIYIVIPTFVISLIIALAGQAPTRVVTIAYMNQDQGNLGKHLVQELSLRKDYILKEMSHADMLKEHVIKQQADAAFIIPANFSDSLYKGNVPQVQMYQLSVSEASFTLKLHVDSIVGELNQTVSSLQAASLQGAVLQSAVEKTLAQMEKHQVKAAVTDLNLYVNPGLSTIIGFMLMFMMSLINSTVSIIMEDRKQMTMARIYTAPVRSFEIVMGNFMGSFLVGNLQILLILSITRYILQFDYHLPFVSQLVIMEFFLLASMGIASAVAGMVKNSSNITSLNTLIITPTCMLGGCFWPVSIMPDWMQKLSNFVPQKWAIDAIQRMSMGQGLMNVLLNLGVLALFAIILLGIGSVILRPEKAEAS is encoded by the coding sequence ATGAATAGCTTATATATTGCTCTTAATATGTTAAAGCGGACACTGGGACAGAGAAAGGGATTGTTCATTTATATAGTCATTCCTACATTCGTAATCTCTCTGATTATTGCCTTAGCCGGTCAAGCGCCCACGAGAGTAGTCACTATCGCCTATATGAATCAAGACCAGGGAAACCTGGGCAAGCACTTGGTGCAAGAGCTGTCATTAAGAAAAGATTATATCCTTAAAGAAATGTCCCATGCTGATATGCTCAAGGAACATGTAATCAAACAGCAGGCAGACGCTGCATTTATCATACCTGCTAATTTCAGCGACTCCTTGTATAAAGGCAATGTACCGCAAGTTCAGATGTATCAGCTAAGCGTCAGTGAAGCCTCATTCACCTTGAAGCTCCACGTGGATTCCATAGTCGGTGAGTTGAATCAAACTGTATCTTCACTGCAAGCAGCCTCGCTGCAAGGAGCAGTTCTGCAATCAGCCGTAGAAAAAACATTGGCTCAAATGGAAAAGCATCAGGTGAAAGCAGCCGTGACCGACTTGAATCTATATGTAAACCCCGGTCTTTCCACCATCATTGGATTCATGCTCATGTTTATGATGAGCCTCATCAATAGCACCGTTTCCATTATTATGGAAGATCGCAAGCAAATGACGATGGCTCGAATATATACGGCTCCGGTTCGATCGTTTGAAATCGTGATGGGTAATTTCATGGGCAGCTTCTTGGTCGGCAACTTACAAATCCTGTTGATCCTTTCCATAACACGGTATATCCTGCAATTTGATTACCATTTGCCCTTTGTCTCGCAGCTAGTTATTATGGAATTCTTTTTACTCGCAAGTATGGGAATTGCAAGTGCAGTAGCGGGCATGGTCAAGAATTCATCGAACATAACCTCGCTCAACACCCTCATCATTACACCGACATGCATGCTCGGCGGGTGCTTCTGGCCTGTTTCGATCATGCCGGATTGGATGCAAAAGCTCTCCAATTTCGTACCGCAAAAATGGGCGATCGACGCGATACAACGCATGTCTATGGGACAGGGATTGATGAACGTGCTGCTAAACTTAGGCGTGCTTGCTTTGTTTGCCATCATCCTGCTCGGCATCGGCTCCGTGATTCTTCGTCCTGAAAAAGCGGAGGCTAGTTGA
- a CDS encoding SDR family oxidoreductase, producing MNLFDLTGKTAVVIGGNSTLGAEMGLALAGHGAQVAIVGRNQEKSDSVRARIEEAGGHAHCFTADATNQEDLKVVLKQILAWSGNVDILMNCPGKNSATPFFDISMEEWDSIMEVNLKSVVLTCQIFGKYMVEQGKGGSIINISSVSSDPPLSRVFTYSASKAAVNNVTKFLAREFAPSGVRVNAIIPGFFPAEQNRKILQPERIESIMKHTPMNRFGAAQELQGAAVFLASEQASSFVTGALIRVDGGFGAMTI from the coding sequence ATGAATTTATTCGATTTAACCGGGAAAACAGCCGTTGTTATTGGAGGAAACAGTACCCTTGGTGCAGAGATGGGGCTGGCACTTGCAGGTCATGGAGCCCAAGTGGCGATTGTAGGCCGCAATCAGGAGAAAAGCGATTCGGTCAGAGCACGAATTGAAGAAGCAGGCGGTCATGCCCATTGTTTTACGGCTGATGCGACGAATCAGGAGGATCTGAAGGTTGTCCTCAAACAGATTTTGGCTTGGTCCGGAAATGTCGATATCCTGATGAATTGCCCGGGCAAAAACAGCGCAACACCGTTCTTTGACATTTCCATGGAAGAATGGGATTCTATTATGGAGGTTAATCTCAAAAGCGTTGTGTTAACCTGTCAAATATTTGGGAAATATATGGTAGAGCAAGGCAAGGGAGGCAGCATTATCAACATTTCCTCCGTTTCCTCCGATCCGCCGCTTTCCCGAGTGTTTACGTATTCGGCCTCCAAGGCGGCTGTGAATAACGTAACGAAGTTTTTAGCCCGTGAATTCGCCCCCAGTGGAGTCCGGGTCAATGCCATTATTCCCGGGTTTTTCCCGGCCGAGCAAAACCGCAAGATTCTTCAGCCGGAACGTATAGAATCGATCATGAAGCATACTCCCATGAATCGTTTCGGCGCAGCGCAAGAGCTTCAAGGAGCCGCTGTATTTCTGGCATCCGAACAGGCCTCCAGTTTTGTTACGGGAGCATTGATCCGCGTGGATGGCGGTTTTGGTGCTATGACCATATAA
- a CDS encoding LacI family DNA-binding transcriptional regulator produces the protein MSLTIKDLARLAGVSHTTVSRALNDSPYIKEETKNRIRALADQMKYSPNFNAKSLVMDRSYHLGLFFTTLNQGTSAGFFYEAIRGVNIVIKDRYQLIVKGIDDYSSYHSINRKNFDGIIAVSQSSGDGPFIEHVVSVGIPVVVLNREVDSQGVLNIIAEEEQGAFQAVSYLIDQGHERIAMIEGRAGFKSAQNRKEGFIRAMNEHGIPVNKAYLQPGMYDLESGFRGMQQLLELGEPPTAVFCSNDEMALGAMKAVTEKGLQVPADFSIIGFDDTVFSAFITPALTTVRRPIELIASEGAKRLIQGIEQKQLETQSVYLKTELMVRQSVRKLN, from the coding sequence ATGAGCCTTACAATTAAGGATTTAGCTCGACTTGCCGGCGTTTCGCATACGACGGTTTCAAGAGCGCTCAATGACAGCCCCTACATCAAAGAAGAGACCAAGAACCGAATCCGCGCATTGGCTGATCAAATGAAGTATTCGCCTAATTTTAACGCTAAAAGTCTGGTTATGGATCGTTCGTACCATCTGGGGTTATTCTTTACAACCCTCAATCAAGGTACCTCGGCCGGTTTTTTCTATGAAGCCATTCGCGGGGTCAACATTGTCATTAAAGACCGCTATCAGCTTATTGTCAAAGGGATCGATGATTATTCGAGCTATCACTCCATCAACCGAAAGAATTTTGACGGCATCATTGCTGTGAGCCAAAGCAGCGGAGATGGACCCTTCATCGAGCATGTCGTATCCGTCGGCATTCCTGTAGTGGTGCTGAATCGTGAAGTCGACAGTCAAGGTGTGCTTAATATCATCGCTGAAGAAGAGCAGGGTGCCTTTCAAGCGGTTTCCTATTTGATCGATCAGGGTCATGAACGAATTGCCATGATTGAAGGAAGAGCGGGATTTAAATCTGCGCAAAATAGAAAAGAAGGCTTTATACGCGCAATGAACGAACATGGGATCCCCGTCAATAAGGCATATTTACAGCCGGGGATGTACGACTTGGAAAGCGGATTCAGAGGCATGCAGCAGCTTTTGGAGCTTGGCGAGCCTCCGACTGCTGTCTTTTGCAGTAATGACGAGATGGCGCTGGGTGCAATGAAGGCAGTTACGGAGAAGGGCTTGCAGGTGCCTGCGGATTTTTCCATTATCGGGTTCGATGATACGGTTTTTTCCGCGTTCATCACTCCGGCATTAACAACGGTCAGACGCCCTATTGAGCTGATTGCCAGTGAAGGCGCGAAGCGTTTGATCCAGGGTATCGAGCAGAAGCAGCTCGAAACGCAATCCGTCTACTTAAAGACCGAATTAATGGTTCGGCAATCGGTCCGCAAATTAAATTAG
- a CDS encoding FGGY family carbohydrate kinase, with protein sequence MTADASAAPYMVAVDIGTTSTKTLIVDRAGRVLASHSIEYPLHTPTADRAEQDPLEIFQAVLIGIEAVVKQLRLRAEEVLCVSFSSAMHSIIAVDQELRPLSNCITWADNRSASYVDVLRSSGLGQSIYSRTGTPIHPMSPLLKLMWFRDNEPDLIKAAYKFIGIKEFVFAKLFQRFVIDHSLASATGLFNLQNLDWDHEALHTAGISRDQLSDPVPTTFQISGLPTEYAEQMGLSPNTPFIAGASDGVLANLAVGATEPGIWAVSIGTSGAVRGVVREPITDPHGRLFCYALVENFWVVGGPINNGGIMFRWVRDQLATLEAEEARRRGQDPYDYLTQLASEVPPGSEGLIFLSLLAGERAPYWNANARGVFFGFSLVHSKKHMIRSVLEGVMYRIQSVASALQEMTGQPNEIRASGGFARSVFWRQMMADVTGTPVHVPDSVESSGIGAALLGLFAMGVIKDFNEAHNWIRIQATHQPDPAITKVYAQLTSIYRNVYDHLKDDFDAISAFQQEHSPITQTKKEGKA encoded by the coding sequence ATGACCGCAGATGCGTCAGCTGCTCCCTATATGGTTGCAGTAGATATTGGAACAACAAGCACCAAAACATTAATTGTCGACCGTGCTGGCCGCGTATTGGCTTCTCATTCCATCGAATATCCGCTCCATACTCCAACTGCAGACCGGGCGGAACAAGACCCCTTGGAAATATTCCAAGCTGTCCTGATTGGGATTGAAGCTGTTGTGAAGCAGTTAAGATTACGCGCCGAGGAAGTATTATGTGTGTCCTTTAGCTCTGCGATGCACAGTATTATTGCTGTGGATCAAGAGCTGCGTCCACTTTCCAACTGTATCACCTGGGCGGATAACCGCAGCGCAAGCTACGTGGACGTGCTGAGGAGCAGCGGATTAGGCCAATCCATTTACTCCCGCACGGGCACTCCTATTCATCCGATGTCGCCGCTGCTCAAGCTTATGTGGTTTCGCGATAATGAGCCTGATTTGATAAAGGCCGCCTACAAATTTATCGGCATCAAAGAATTTGTGTTTGCTAAGCTTTTTCAGCGGTTTGTGATTGATCACTCTCTGGCCAGTGCGACAGGATTGTTCAATTTGCAGAATCTTGATTGGGATCACGAAGCTCTGCATACGGCGGGAATAAGCCGGGATCAGCTGTCCGATCCGGTGCCGACCACCTTCCAAATCAGCGGCTTGCCAACTGAATATGCAGAGCAAATGGGCCTCAGCCCGAATACTCCGTTCATAGCTGGAGCCTCCGACGGAGTTCTTGCCAATCTCGCGGTTGGCGCCACCGAGCCTGGCATATGGGCTGTATCCATTGGCACCAGCGGGGCGGTTAGGGGAGTTGTTCGAGAGCCGATCACTGATCCCCACGGCAGACTGTTTTGCTATGCGCTGGTCGAAAACTTCTGGGTAGTCGGGGGTCCGATCAACAATGGCGGCATCATGTTTCGCTGGGTACGCGACCAGCTTGCTACTTTGGAAGCCGAAGAAGCCCGTCGCAGAGGGCAGGACCCTTATGATTACTTGACGCAGCTGGCATCGGAAGTGCCTCCGGGTTCGGAAGGCTTGATCTTCCTGTCGCTGCTGGCCGGAGAACGCGCACCTTATTGGAATGCCAATGCCCGTGGCGTGTTTTTTGGATTTTCCTTGGTGCACAGCAAGAAGCACATGATCCGTTCGGTTCTGGAAGGAGTCATGTACCGGATACAATCGGTGGCTTCCGCGCTGCAGGAAATGACGGGGCAGCCGAATGAAATCCGCGCCTCCGGGGGCTTTGCTCGGTCGGTGTTCTGGCGGCAAATGATGGCGGACGTAACGGGAACACCGGTGCATGTACCGGATTCCGTGGAAAGCTCGGGGATTGGGGCTGCTTTACTAGGGCTTTTTGCAATGGGAGTGATCAAGGATTTCAACGAAGCGCATAACTGGATCCGAATTCAGGCCACGCATCAACCGGATCCGGCCATAACCAAGGTTTATGCGCAATTGACATCCATTTACAGGAACGTATATGATCATTTAAAAGATGATTTTGATGCGATTTCTGCCTTCCAGCAAGAACATTCCCCCATAACCCAAACGAAGAAAGAGGGGAAAGCATGA
- a CDS encoding shikimate kinase, giving the protein MRRRNVILVGFMGTGKSTVGKLLAKRLGWTFIDMDERIEKEQRMPIRELFRIHGESYFRDLETKALSAQLDADQQIVATGGGAVLAEENRSCMLDNGWVIALTANPDTIISRVSRDQNRPLLQGNLQERVNTLLEERKHAYEFAHVTIDTTHLNTDQIVDLILQTNTLEP; this is encoded by the coding sequence GTGCGTAGACGCAACGTGATATTAGTCGGGTTTATGGGGACTGGTAAATCAACGGTGGGAAAATTACTGGCCAAAAGATTGGGCTGGACCTTCATCGATATGGATGAGCGGATTGAAAAAGAGCAGAGAATGCCGATCCGGGAACTGTTTCGGATTCACGGAGAATCCTATTTTCGCGACTTGGAAACCAAAGCGCTGAGTGCTCAGTTAGATGCAGATCAACAAATAGTGGCAACGGGTGGAGGGGCGGTATTAGCGGAAGAAAATCGTTCCTGCATGCTCGACAATGGATGGGTCATTGCGCTGACTGCTAACCCGGATACCATTATCAGCAGAGTCAGCCGCGATCAAAATCGCCCTTTGCTCCAGGGCAATCTTCAAGAACGCGTCAATACCCTGCTTGAAGAGCGGAAGCATGCTTATGAATTTGCACATGTGACGATAGATACAACTCATTTGAACACCGATCAAATCGTCGATCTTATTCTGCAAACCAACACTCTGGAGCCATAA
- a CDS encoding ABC transporter ATP-binding protein: protein MSFIQIKDAVKKYDSKVSVDHLNLTIEQGEVFGLLGPNGAGKSTTIKMLSGLLKIDQGEMTLDGISVKTDPLEIKRRIGLVPQDLAIYENLSARENVTFFAKLYGLRGSLLKERVDEALEFVALADRQREKPSSFSGGMKRRLNIACAIMHHPKLIIMDEPTVGIDPQSRNHILESVRKLNQMGSTIIYTSHYMEEVAAISTRVGIIDHGHLIACGTEKELRSKAAQEEKIMIQVDKLNQAAIQELNDHPRINQVTAQNQTIEITLSSSQAYLQDILFILSKHLVRIQTLSQIEPDLEVLFLSLTGRKLRD from the coding sequence ATGAGTTTTATTCAAATTAAAGATGCGGTTAAAAAATATGATTCCAAAGTGTCAGTTGATCATTTGAATCTCACGATTGAGCAGGGAGAAGTATTTGGTTTGCTGGGTCCAAATGGAGCTGGCAAAAGCACGACGATTAAAATGCTGAGCGGCTTGCTGAAAATCGATCAAGGGGAGATGACGCTGGACGGGATATCGGTAAAAACCGATCCTTTGGAGATTAAACGAAGAATTGGTCTTGTTCCGCAAGATTTGGCGATCTATGAAAACTTGAGCGCCAGAGAGAATGTGACCTTCTTTGCCAAGCTATATGGACTTCGCGGAAGCTTACTGAAGGAGCGAGTGGATGAAGCGCTCGAATTCGTGGCTTTGGCTGACCGCCAAAGGGAAAAGCCGAGCTCCTTCTCTGGCGGAATGAAACGAAGGCTGAATATTGCCTGCGCCATCATGCATCATCCGAAGCTGATCATCATGGATGAGCCTACAGTAGGTATCGATCCGCAGTCGCGCAATCACATTCTGGAGTCGGTGAGAAAGTTGAATCAAATGGGCTCGACGATCATTTATACGAGCCATTACATGGAAGAGGTAGCCGCGATTTCCACCCGAGTCGGAATCATTGACCATGGACATTTGATTGCCTGCGGAACAGAGAAAGAACTGAGGAGCAAAGCGGCTCAAGAGGAGAAAATTATGATCCAAGTAGATAAGCTGAACCAAGCAGCGATTCAAGAATTGAATGATCATCCAAGGATCAACCAAGTGACAGCCCAGAATCAAACAATCGAGATTACCTTGTCATCCTCGCAGGCTTACTTGCAGGATATTCTGTTTATTTTATCCAAGCATCTTGTCAGAATTCAAACACTATCCCAGATTGAGCCCGATCTGGAAGTATTGTTCCTGTCCTTGACAGGTAGAAAACTGCGGGATTAG
- the crcB gene encoding fluoride efflux transporter CrcB, translating into MAILYIGIAGVLGAWTRYACTLLWNPASPEKFPWGTLFCNFSGCLLISFIAYSTFKQISAQMRLTITTGFIGAFTTFSSLSFETFAMLDAGHVWLAVIYIMGSLWGGLFFAWLGNRIALALSSRRAHL; encoded by the coding sequence ATGGCAATCCTATACATCGGAATTGCAGGAGTTCTGGGTGCATGGACAAGGTATGCTTGTACCCTGCTGTGGAATCCAGCTTCGCCGGAGAAGTTCCCCTGGGGAACACTATTTTGTAATTTTTCAGGTTGCCTGCTAATAAGCTTTATAGCCTATTCCACGTTCAAGCAAATTTCAGCTCAAATGCGCCTAACTATCACAACTGGTTTTATCGGAGCTTTTACTACTTTTTCATCCCTTAGCTTTGAAACATTTGCCATGCTGGATGCTGGTCATGTATGGCTTGCTGTCATTTATATCATGGGAAGTCTCTGGGGAGGACTATTTTTTGCCTGGTTGGGAAATCGAATTGCTTTGGCGCTCTCTTCAAGGAGGGCCCATCTATGA
- a CDS encoding rhodanese-like domain-containing protein, with protein sequence METILPHEIKQRLEQGEVLNIIDVREAEEVAAGMIPGAKHIPLGELPVRHTEIPLNNEIILVCRSGGRSGKAYDFLMAQGYKGLKNMTGGMLEWAK encoded by the coding sequence ATGGAGACTATTTTACCGCATGAAATCAAACAAAGGCTTGAACAAGGAGAAGTCCTGAACATTATTGATGTTCGTGAAGCGGAGGAAGTAGCGGCTGGCATGATCCCGGGAGCCAAGCACATACCGCTTGGTGAGCTGCCCGTCCGCCATACGGAAATACCGCTAAACAATGAAATAATTCTCGTTTGCCGCAGCGGCGGGCGCAGCGGTAAAGCCTATGACTTTTTAATGGCCCAAGGCTATAAAGGGCTTAAGAATATGACTGGCGGCATGCTCGAATGGGCCAAGTGA
- a CDS encoding lactate racemase domain-containing protein, which translates to MSILQQLLQDVPIPQMVRIRQKFDASMLEHPEKALRLELEKPGAVDQLRLGQKVAVAVGSRGIANIAMVTKTTIDAIKAAGAHPFIVPCMGSHGGATAEGQIGVLHHLGISEALMGAPIHSSMEVIEIGQLANGLPVYVDRLAAEADAIVVINRVKPHTAFRGKIESGIMKMIAIGLGKQKGAEACHQLGFKYMAEHVVLMANMMLEKLPIVFGVALVENAYDQTCRIEVLPAAQIEEREELLLIQAKARLPRILFDQIDVLVIDYIGKNISGDGMDPNVTGRYPTPYAHGGPDVSKMVVLDLTKETNGNANGVGTADFTTKRLVAQMDFEATYANGLTSTVCAPTKTATTLDNDLLAFKAAVKTCNILDYTQCKLVRIRDTLHVGEIEISVNLLNEAIAHPDIEVLTAPYELAFDEEGNISI; encoded by the coding sequence ATGAGTATTCTGCAGCAGCTTTTACAAGACGTTCCCATTCCCCAGATGGTGCGAATTCGCCAGAAATTTGATGCTTCCATGCTGGAGCATCCGGAGAAAGCTTTACGGCTCGAGCTTGAAAAGCCCGGAGCCGTGGATCAGCTGCGCCTAGGCCAGAAGGTTGCTGTTGCGGTTGGCAGCAGAGGCATCGCCAATATTGCGATGGTTACCAAGACAACGATTGACGCCATTAAAGCTGCAGGGGCACATCCGTTCATAGTTCCCTGTATGGGCAGTCATGGCGGGGCAACGGCAGAAGGACAGATCGGTGTATTGCACCATCTGGGCATCTCGGAAGCTTTGATGGGGGCGCCGATTCATTCTTCCATGGAAGTCATTGAAATCGGCCAATTGGCCAATGGACTTCCTGTCTATGTTGACCGGCTCGCAGCCGAAGCGGATGCCATTGTTGTGATTAACCGTGTGAAACCGCACACGGCTTTTCGCGGAAAGATCGAGAGCGGCATCATGAAGATGATCGCGATCGGGCTGGGCAAACAGAAGGGCGCTGAAGCCTGCCATCAGCTTGGCTTCAAGTACATGGCCGAGCATGTGGTGCTGATGGCCAACATGATGCTGGAGAAGTTGCCCATTGTATTTGGCGTAGCGCTCGTGGAAAATGCCTACGATCAGACCTGCAGGATCGAGGTGCTGCCTGCCGCGCAGATCGAGGAGCGGGAAGAGCTGCTGCTGATCCAGGCAAAGGCGCGGCTGCCGCGCATATTGTTCGACCAGATCGATGTGCTGGTGATCGATTATATCGGCAAAAACATCAGCGGCGACGGCATGGACCCGAATGTGACCGGCCGCTATCCAACTCCATATGCCCATGGCGGACCGGATGTGAGTAAAATGGTCGTGCTGGATTTGACCAAGGAAACGAACGGGAATGCCAACGGAGTGGGCACAGCTGATTTTACTACCAAGCGGCTTGTGGCCCAAATGGATTTCGAAGCTACCTATGCAAACGGGTTGACTTCTACCGTCTGCGCGCCGACAAAGACTGCTACTACATTGGACAATGACTTGCTGGCGTTTAAGGCAGCGGTAAAGACTTGCAATATTTTGGATTATACGCAATGCAAGCTAGTGAGAATTCGCGATACTCTGCATGTAGGAGAGATTGAAATCTCTGTAAATTTATTGAATGAAGCCATAGCGCATCCAGATATAGAAGTCCTGACGGCGCCGTACGAGCTTGCATTCGATGAAGAAGGGAATATCAGCATATGA